A stretch of DNA from Methanogenium sp. S4BF:
CTTCGGTGTTGATGACAATCTTGTCATCAAGGGGGATGCCGATCATCGCAATACAACCCACAAGAAGGAGTACTCCGACCGGGTGGTCAGCTATCCATCCGGCTACCTTTCCGAGCACAATGTCATAGCGCTCCATCATGGAAACCTTGTTTCCAGTGCCGTTTTTGTGAGATTTCGGTTCCAGGGGCCGGTAATGCACCAGTTTGGCAAAGGTGGGGACGATGACCAGTGCACAGAGATAGCAGGAGAGAACACCGACCACACAGATCACCCCAAAATCAACCACCATGGGGAACGGTGCCATGGCAAGCGCGATAAATCCAAGCGAGGTGGCGACCATCGCAATGGCAACGGCACTGCCTGACTGGGTGATGGTGGTATAGACCGCCTCGTCAATGGAGCCTTTGCGCACCTCCTCATCGAACCGGGTCTGGAACTGGATGGCGTAATCGATACCGATACCGATCATCACCGGGAAGGCTGCCATCACCATCATGGTGAGCCCGGTGCCGCTTGCGCCCATCATACCAAAGGAGACGATGACACCCATCATCACAATAAATACCGGCAGGAAGCGGTAGCGCACATGTCCGAAGAGAAATGCCATCGCAACGACCATCAACAGCATCGCAAGGCCAATCAGCATCCCGGTGGATGATCCCATCGAGGTCTTCATCTCATCAGAGAATGCCGCGGTTCCCGTAACCGTCACAGAAATTCCGGGCGGCGGAGAATGGGCACTTACCACGGAGCGAATGTTATTGAGGGCGGCGGTAGCGGCGGAGTCGGAGAGACCGGGCTGCACGATCACCTGCATCAGGGTCATTGCACCGGTCGTCGAGGCACCGGGAATGACATCTTTATGCTGATTGACGATGTTTTTTATCTCTGCTTCAGATCCGGGTATCACCCCGCCGTTATAGAGATTAATCAGGTCGATTACGCTCAGTACCGAGACGACCTGATATTCGTTCTCAATATCATCCGAGAGGTCCCGGAGATAATCCAGCATCTCGGGCATATAGACCGCATCACCCTCGAACATGAGAATGACAGAATCAGAGCTATACGTATCCTCATAGTGTTTGATGAGGGAACCTGAGGGTGAGTTGATGTCCACATAGGTCTCGGTGCCGGTCTTCATCTGAACGCCGGACGCAAAGAAGATCATCACCAGGATCACGCCAATGGCTACCGCTGCAACGGTCTTTGGGTGATTGATTATTGAATTGGCCAGAAGGGCAAATGGTGACTGCATGCTATCACTCGGTTTTTACTATTGTATGTGTTCAGGAGATCCACGGATGCAGGGGCAGGCCGAAACACGTGGCCCCAACTGTTGTTACTTAAAAAACAACAACGTCTGAGATATTAAAAGGTGCACACTATGCCAGTTTACCCGGGGAATAGTGCCAAAACGATGGAGACCGTATGAAAGGCAGGGATTATCGGATCATCGAATGATTGAGAAGCCGGATGAGGATTTCATTACCGGCATCGCTAACGACAGTGCATCCTGTGGCGTCCCGAAGCGCGGAATACTTCGGGCAGGATGGTTCAGTTCTGCTGTCGAAAGACCGGAGATCAGGGAGGGCCGCTCCTTACCCCATAGCACGACGGCCTTACACCCATCTATACCATCATTAATACAGAAACCCAATATAAACCAATCTACAGCGTCATCTGACAGAACAATCCACAAATAACAGATCAGAGAGCAGCATAGAGAGCGATGATGACGATGAATACCCCGGAGCTAATCGTATTTGTGCTTTTACTGGGAACGGCATGTATCACCGGAGGTATTGCATATGTGCTCCGGTCCCGGAATGACACACGCGGAACGGTATGGCTCTCATACACCACCGCTTCACTGACCGGGTGGCTCTTTTGTGACGCCGTTATCGTCGCTGTGCCTGACATCACCCTGAAGTTCGTGTTCTCAGGAATAAAGTTCATCTTCATCATCATCACACCGCTTGCGTTCTTCTTCTTTACGCTCGCCTATACCGGAAAGGACGAGGAGATGCAGGTCTGGCACCGGACCGTAATCGCTATTCTTCCGGCAATCAGCATCGGCATTCTGCTCACCAATGCCTGGACAGGCCTGTATTATCTGCAGCTCCCCGACCCTTGGCTCTGGATATTCAACAACTACACCGGCCCATACGGCATCTGGTTCTGGGTACACCTCGTCTACTCCTACGCCCTGATAGCAAGCGCCCTGGTACTTCTTGCAAGCCTTCTGATCTCCTCTCCCCGGCACTTCCGGCGGCAGGTACATCTCCTGATCTTCAGCGCCCTCATTCCCTTCACCGCCAATATCATCTCAATCTTTGTCGTGGTTGGTGCCGAGACTGCCGACCTCACCCCGCTCTTCTTCGCCCTGAGTGCCATCCTCATCTTCATCACCATATTCTGGCTGCGTCTTTTCAGTATCATGCCGTTTGCACGAACCCGTATCATCACCGAGATTCATGAAGGAGTTATTGTTGCAGACGGAAACGGTGTGGTCATTGATATCAACAGTGCCGCCTGCCAGGCTGCAGGCATAACCGAAAAAGCGGCAGTCACCTCATCTGCCGATGCACTTCTGGGGAGAGTATTCGGGACCAGTCTGGCTGATCTCAGAAAGGCCCGTTCACTCACAGTATCGCACACAGACAGTGCCGGAGAAAAATGCTGGTCTGACCTGACCGTCAGCAGGGTAGAGGGATACGACTTCCGGTCAGGTGGGACAATCATCCTCATCCGTGACGCAACACAACGAAAACGGATAGAAGAGGAGATGAAGGCAAATGAACTCAGGCTGAAGATAGCAATGGAAGGGGCCGGTCTGGCCTCGTGGGAGTGGCGTGAAGGAACCGGCTATGTAACCTACGAGAACCCCCTTGCTGACCGTGCAATTCAGAATGTCACCACCATAGAAGCCCTCATGGACCAGATGAAGCACTACCTGAAGAACGGATATGAGGGCGCACTTGACCAGCCGTTTACAGAGATTCTCCACGGGGGAAAGAACACCTTCTCCGTTGAGTTTCCGGTCGGGAACCCGAATAAGGGCCGCTGGATCCAGATCACCGGCCAGATCATTGAACGGGACGAGGCCGAAAGACCCATATGGGTGGTGGGCATCACTCAGGACGTCTCCACGCACCATGCAGCCCGTGCCGCCATTATGGAGGCGAACACAAAGATCAAACTGCTCACATCAATAACCCGGCATGATGTCCTCAACCAGGTGATGGTAATTCGGATGGTGGCAGAACTCGCCGAAATGGAGGCCGAAGGGACGATGAAACCAGAGCTGAGAGAAAGAGTCGCCCAGATTGACCATGCCGCTGCGATGATCGAAGACCAGCTCTCGTTCACCCGGGATTATGAAGACCTCGGCACCTTCACCCCTTCATGGCAGAATGTTGCAGACGTGGCCACACGGGCCAAAGGCGTAGTCAGCCGGACCGGTATCACATTCTTCTGCAATACTGGTACACTGGAAATCTATGTTGACCCGATGTTTCGGAAGGTGCTGGAGAACCTCTTTGAAAACGCCCACCGCCACGGTGGCAATGTGACAACGGTGACCGTGCGCTTTGAGCACAGGGATCGTGAGGCCTGCCTGATTGTGGAAGATGACGGCCGGGGTGTGACGGAGGAGCTCAAGGAGAAAATATTCAAACAGGGGTACGGGCAGAATACCGGATTCGGCCTCTTCCTGAGCAGAGAGATCCTCGCCCTCACTTTCATTACCATCACTGAGGAAGGAAAGGAAGGAGAAGGCTCACGGTTTGTGATGCACATCCCAAAGGGCGGATACCGCGCCTATCGGGAATAGTGCTGGCAGGAGGGCCGGGAAGGGACCATCTGCACTACCATCACTTCTCCTCTTTCTCACAGGAGATCTTTCGCACCGGGAAACCGGGATGACGAACAAAAACGGACACCATTTTCCCTCTGCCTGAAACACCCTTCGATACAACGATATAAGCCTCGAAACAACTTCTTTTCGGACCAGAGAATACAGCAGATTTGTGTGATATTTCTATGACACTCAGTCACCGGCTTCACAGACAACAGTTTCACTCCGCAGACCACTCCTTTATGATAGCAGAAAGACGCAAACACCATATGCAGGGCAGAACCATCCATACGGCCCACAATACGGCCGCAGCTCATTTCTCAGAAGGGGGCGGCGACATCTGAAGGTCCTCCACACTGCCGACTGGCACCTCGGTATGACCCTCTGCGGGCGCCGCCGGGACGCTGAGGCAGAGGCATTTCTCACCTGGCTGGCGGATATTATACATCGGGAGGACGTTGACCTCCTGCTCGTGACCGGGGACATCTTTGACAACGGGACCCAGTCTGCCCGATCCCAGACACTCTATTACCAGTTCCTGACCGCAGCGGCAGCGGCAGGCTGCCGCCATATCATCATCACGGCGGGAAACCACGACTCTCCGGCATTCCTTGAGGCGCCGCAGGAGATCCTCGCAGCCCTCAATATTCATGTCGTGGGAACAGCAGGTGAAGGAAGGCCGGGAAACACCTTTCTTTTGAACGGGCCGGATGGAGAACCGGACCTCATCGTGGCCGCGGTTCCCTACCTCCGTGACAGGGATATACGCCGCTCGGTGCCCGGAAGCTCCATTCATGAGAGAGCGGGCCGGATGAGAGAGGGCGTACGGTCCCTGTACCGTGAGGCATGGGATGCGGCCTGTGCCATGCAGCCATCCACCGGGCCGGCGGTGCCGGTGATCATCACGGGACATCTCTTTGTTGCCGGGGGGACGACCATTGATGGCGATGGCGTCCGCGAACAGGTCGCAGGCTTCATTGAACGGGTCGGCGCGGATATTTTTGCAGAGGAGGCCGCATATGTGGCCCTCGGGCACCTCCATGTCCCCCAGACCGTGGCAGGCATTGAAACCATACGCTATCCCGGATCTCCGGTGCCGGTCGGATTCGGGGAGGCCGAACAGCAAAAGGAGGTAATTCTTGTGACCACCATGCCGGGAATGCCTGCTGCCGTCCGTTCCGTCCCGGTCCCTCAGTTCCACCGGCTCGCCACCATTCAGGGGGATCTCCCAACAATCAGCCGCAGGATACATGCACTCAGAGAGGACGGTGGCCCGGTCTGGGCCGAGGTGATATACGACGGTGCCGCCATTCCGGGTGACCTGATGGGAGAGGTGACTGCGATGGCAGAAGGGACAGAGATTGAGATCCTGAAGGTGAAGGATGCCCGTCTCGTTTCTGCAGCACTCTCGGCATACCAGTCCTGCGAGGAACTTGCAGAACTGACGGAGACCGAGGTATTCGAACGCTGCATGGAAACCGCAGATATTCCCCCCGACCAGCAGGGGCGGCTGATGACCGCATTCCGGGAAGTGCTCAGGGAACTGGACGCCGATGAACCATTCGGAGGGGCGCCGTTATGAGAATCCGGAAGATCCGGCTGAACAATCTTAACTCGCTTGCCGGAAACTGGGAGTTTGATTTCACCGGCGAAGCCTACACTGCAGACGGGATATTTGCGATCACCGGACCAACCGGCGGGGGGAAGACAACCATTCTGGATGCCATCTGCCTCGCCCTCTACGGGTGCACGCCCCGGCTCAAAACCATCAGCAAATCGACAAATGAAATTATGCACCGCCAGGCGGCGGAGTGCAGTGCAGAGGTGGAGATTGCCACAGCAGGCGGGGTGTACCGGTGTACATGGGCACAGGACCGTGCACACGGGAGGCCGGACGGTGCACTCCAGACACCGCACCATGAGATTGCAGATGTGCTCACCGGGGAGATTCTTACGACACGAAAACGTGAGGTGCCCAAACGGGTCGAGGAGCTGACCGGTATGGACTACGACCGGTTTACCCGTTCGGTGATGCTCGCACAGGGTGACTTTGCGGCATTCTTAAACGCTTCGCCTGATGACCGCTCCCCGCTGCTTGAGCAGATCACAGGAACGGAGATCTACTCCAGAATCTCGGTTGCCGTCCATCAGCGGAGACGGGATGAGCAGGATAAACTGAAGGTGATGGAGGCGGAGGGCAGCGGAATCACCCTGCTTTCGGATGAAGAAACAGCAACACTCAGGGAGGAGGAGGCAGCCCTCATACAGAACACAGATGCCCTGCAGGAGGAGATACGAGGCTGCAGAACAGGGATCGCCTGGCACCGGGAGCAGGAGAGAATTGCCCGCGTGATCTCCGAGACGGAACGGGAAGAGGCAGACTGGACCGAAGAACGGGCTGCAGCAGAGGAACCGCTCAGCCGCCTCCGCAAAGGGGAAGCGGCTGCCGCACTGGAAGGGCCCTACCGCCGGGTGACGACCCTCCGGGAAGGTGAGCAGAATGACAAGGCAGCTCTCACCCGGCTTGAAGCAGCACTGCCAATACACAAAGAGGCGGTCCGGCAGGCAGAGGCGGCCGTCATGCTTCAGCACGAGGCGCTTCGGGACGCACAGGAACAGGCAGAACGAACAGGGCCGGTCATACGGAAGGTGCGGGCCCTTGACATGCAGAAGGGGGCCGCGGAAGACCGGCTCCGGGAACTGGTCAGGGAAGCGGAGAGAGCAGACCATGACTGGGAGGAGGCCCGGAAAGAACTGCGGGAGGCAGCAGAAGCAGGTGCCGTCTCCCCGGCAGCAGCTGACGCGGTGGCATGGTTCCTCGCAGAACACCGCATAGCAGTGAACACCACCACTGTTTCTGCAGCACTTACGGGAATCGCTGCACAGGTGGGAGACGCCGTCCCGGGTAATGCCGCATCGCCACTTCCCCCGGACACCGCACGGATATGCACCGATGCAGAAGGAAAGGTTAATTCCCTGGAAGAGGCACTGGACGGGGCACTCTGGTACGCAGATCCTGACGCCCTCCGCAGAGAGAGAGCCGCCTGCCAGGAGCGGATAACCCATCTGAACAGGCTCTTTGACCGCCTCACAGACGCTGCGGATGATGACAGACGGAGCCGTGAACTCGCCGAACGCATCCAGAAGAAGAAAGAAGAGGCCGCAAACCACCGGGCGGCACAGGCAGCCTGCATTCGCGAACGGGAATCACGGGAGCGCCTTGCAGAGCAGATGGAGGAGACTGCCCGCCTGGCCGCACGGGTCCGTGATCTGGAGGAGGAGCGCTCTCACCTGAAGGCCGGGGAGCCCTGCCCACTCTGTGGTGCCACCAGCCATCCGTATGTCCGGGACACAGCGGCGCTGCCCCGTGCAGCAGACGAAGATCTCAGACGGGAGCGGGCAGCTGTCGCCGCACTCAGGGACACGGAAAAAACGCATCTCTCGGCGATCGCACGGAGCGAAAGCGAGTCACTGGCTGCACAGGAGGCGCTCGCCGCCATCCATGAACGGGCGGCACACCGGGAAGAGGCATGGGCGGACGGGTGCCTGGCCCGCGGCCTTGATCCGGATACACAGGACCGGGAGGGGGAGGTGCGGGCTGCTCTCAGTAC
This window harbors:
- a CDS encoding hydrophobe/amphiphile efflux-3 (HAE3) family transporter, producing MQSPFALLANSIINHPKTVAAVAIGVILVMIFFASGVQMKTGTETYVDINSPSGSLIKHYEDTYSSDSVILMFEGDAVYMPEMLDYLRDLSDDIENEYQVVSVLSVIDLINLYNGGVIPGSEAEIKNIVNQHKDVIPGASTTGAMTLMQVIVQPGLSDSAATAALNNIRSVVSAHSPPPGISVTVTGTAAFSDEMKTSMGSSTGMLIGLAMLLMVVAMAFLFGHVRYRFLPVFIVMMGVIVSFGMMGASGTGLTMMVMAAFPVMIGIGIDYAIQFQTRFDEEVRKGSIDEAVYTTITQSGSAVAIAMVATSLGFIALAMAPFPMVVDFGVICVVGVLSCYLCALVIVPTFAKLVHYRPLEPKSHKNGTGNKVSMMERYDIVLGKVAGWIADHPVGVLLLVGCIAMIGIPLDDKIVINTEEEAMVPPTMPAKVSMEKLGSAMGSTSTIPLVVRSDDIFEPDTLRWMYAFTEYEKLKHSEITGATSIASVLTSMNGGVLPQDREQIAALLKLVPETTLSRYTDGQMEAVIEFSTEDLDLNSMKALLDEMRVDLGWYENDPGTTTVFTGTLVLFGDMIDGITESKSDMNLMGFGLIFAFLILIYRKATAITPIIPIIMIVGWNAVIMYVLGLEYNILTATLGAMTIGVASEYTILIMERYDEERERGLSCHDAIQTSIQKIGTAITISGLTTVFGFSALTLSEFPIMANFGLVTVITVAFSLMGAILVMPAVLAITSRIQDWLAARKPANAF
- a CDS encoding histidine kinase N-terminal 7TM domain-containing protein; this translates as MMTMNTPELIVFVLLLGTACITGGIAYVLRSRNDTRGTVWLSYTTASLTGWLFCDAVIVAVPDITLKFVFSGIKFIFIIITPLAFFFFTLAYTGKDEEMQVWHRTVIAILPAISIGILLTNAWTGLYYLQLPDPWLWIFNNYTGPYGIWFWVHLVYSYALIASALVLLASLLISSPRHFRRQVHLLIFSALIPFTANIISIFVVVGAETADLTPLFFALSAILIFITIFWLRLFSIMPFARTRIITEIHEGVIVADGNGVVIDINSAACQAAGITEKAAVTSSADALLGRVFGTSLADLRKARSLTVSHTDSAGEKCWSDLTVSRVEGYDFRSGGTIILIRDATQRKRIEEEMKANELRLKIAMEGAGLASWEWREGTGYVTYENPLADRAIQNVTTIEALMDQMKHYLKNGYEGALDQPFTEILHGGKNTFSVEFPVGNPNKGRWIQITGQIIERDEAERPIWVVGITQDVSTHHAARAAIMEANTKIKLLTSITRHDVLNQVMVIRMVAELAEMEAEGTMKPELRERVAQIDHAAAMIEDQLSFTRDYEDLGTFTPSWQNVADVATRAKGVVSRTGITFFCNTGTLEIYVDPMFRKVLENLFENAHRHGGNVTTVTVRFEHRDREACLIVEDDGRGVTEELKEKIFKQGYGQNTGFGLFLSREILALTFITITEEGKEGEGSRFVMHIPKGGYRAYRE
- a CDS encoding exonuclease SbcCD subunit D C-terminal domain-containing protein — encoded protein: MKVLHTADWHLGMTLCGRRRDAEAEAFLTWLADIIHREDVDLLLVTGDIFDNGTQSARSQTLYYQFLTAAAAAGCRHIIITAGNHDSPAFLEAPQEILAALNIHVVGTAGEGRPGNTFLLNGPDGEPDLIVAAVPYLRDRDIRRSVPGSSIHERAGRMREGVRSLYREAWDAACAMQPSTGPAVPVIITGHLFVAGGTTIDGDGVREQVAGFIERVGADIFAEEAAYVALGHLHVPQTVAGIETIRYPGSPVPVGFGEAEQQKEVILVTTMPGMPAAVRSVPVPQFHRLATIQGDLPTISRRIHALREDGGPVWAEVIYDGAAIPGDLMGEVTAMAEGTEIEILKVKDARLVSAALSAYQSCEELAELTETEVFERCMETADIPPDQQGRLMTAFREVLRELDADEPFGGAPL
- a CDS encoding AAA family ATPase, whose product is MRIRKIRLNNLNSLAGNWEFDFTGEAYTADGIFAITGPTGGGKTTILDAICLALYGCTPRLKTISKSTNEIMHRQAAECSAEVEIATAGGVYRCTWAQDRAHGRPDGALQTPHHEIADVLTGEILTTRKREVPKRVEELTGMDYDRFTRSVMLAQGDFAAFLNASPDDRSPLLEQITGTEIYSRISVAVHQRRRDEQDKLKVMEAEGSGITLLSDEETATLREEEAALIQNTDALQEEIRGCRTGIAWHREQERIARVISETEREEADWTEERAAAEEPLSRLRKGEAAAALEGPYRRVTTLREGEQNDKAALTRLEAALPIHKEAVRQAEAAVMLQHEALRDAQEQAERTGPVIRKVRALDMQKGAAEDRLRELVREAERADHDWEEARKELREAAEAGAVSPAAADAVAWFLAEHRIAVNTTTVSAALTGIAAQVGDAVPGNAASPLPPDTARICTDAEGKVNSLEEALDGALWYADPDALRRERAACQERITHLNRLFDRLTDAADDDRRSRELAERIQKKKEEAANHRAAQAACIRERESRERLAEQMEETARLAARVRDLEEERSHLKAGEPCPLCGATSHPYVRDTAALPRAADEDLRRERAAVAALRDTEKTHLSAIARSESESLAAQEALAAIHERAAHREEAWADGCLARGLDPDTQDREGEVRAALSTAGQRIERYDMAERAIRALKEQTRAIHTLIRCFRQAIQRFDAAKGCAVRTAMQQTDLYQLREKRRELFGDASPDEVEQQSSRTVREKEAVYKAAQELHRKLVQEYAGLEGEARTLRTAIRTQREEREEAEQQFDEAVCSAGFFAEDDFAAALLAPDETAALRAVRDRLERWQAGLAARYTTALREAEVHRSSTGPVKDEEALTEDLHALTTAEQEANTRRGEVLQQLRRQEEEEARYAGQQARIAAQRTETARWDELHALIGSADGKKFRNFAQGLTFAVMIASANRQLQAMNDRYLLIQSPELPLELAVTDNYQGGTIRSTRNLSGGESFLVSLALALGLASMASGRIQVDSLFLDEGFGTLDADALEMALATLSSLRDQGKIIGVISHVPALHERIGTVIRIKKESGGRSTAKGPGVTWCGA